Proteins encoded in a region of the Podarcis muralis chromosome 6, rPodMur119.hap1.1, whole genome shotgun sequence genome:
- the CLDN16 gene encoding claudin-16 — protein sequence MKHLLQYTGCFLAFFSAGFLIAATWTDCWMVNTDDSLELSATCRGLWWECVTNAFDGITTCDEYDSILAEHPVKLVLTRAMLITADILAGFGFTFLLLGLDCVKFLTDEPGIKTQICFIAGLALLTGGVPGLIGSVWYAIGVYVERSTLVLHNVFVGIQYKFGWSCWLGLSGSLGCFLSGSLLTCCMYLFRDVGASSSLRKTYSPPGMSSLCRPASQTTTAKMYAMDTRV from the exons ATGAAGCACCTTCTCCAATACACGGGCTGCTTCTTGGCCTTCTTCTCGGCCGGCTTCCTGATTGCTGCAACTTGGACAGACTGTTGGATGGTGAACACGGACGACTCCTTGGAG TTGAGCGCTACCTGCCGCGGCCTTTGGTGGGAATGCGTCACCAATGCCTTTGACGGGATAACAACCTGCGATGAATATGACTCCATCTTGGCTGAGCACCCAG TGAAACTGGTCCTGACCCGAGCGATGCTCATCACGGCTGACATCCTGGCTGGCTTCGggttcaccttcctcctcctgggcCTGGACTGTGTGAAATTCCTTACGGACGAACCTGGAATCAAAACCCAAATCTGCTTCATAGCTGGACTGGCTCTGCTAACAGGAG GTGTCCCTGGGCTCATTGGATCCGTCTGGTACGCCATCGGCGTCTACGTGGAGCGCTCGACTCTGGTTTTGCATAACGTCTTTGTGGGCATCCAGTACAAATTTGGGTGGtcctgttggctggggctgagcgGGTCTCTGGGCTGCTTCTTATCTGGCTCCTTGCTAACCTGCTGCATGTATCTCTTCAGAG ATGTTGGTGCAAGCAGTTCGTTGCGGAAGACTTATTCCCCTCCTGGGATGAGCAGCCTGTGCCGTCCAGCCTCCCAGACCACTACTGCCAAAATGTACGCCATGGACACCAGAGTGTGA